A window of the Torulaspora globosa chromosome 6, complete sequence genome harbors these coding sequences:
- the VPS75 gene encoding Vps75p, producing the protein MSDEAALSAALSDLADCEEDVEKAEEDIELYRLKKLAPLYLHRDEIIQKIPGFWRVVLSQHDEFADHIKASDFEYVDAIKSITVHWKTFQDYEIEFSFNAIEGKLKDQTIRKHFLLKDEQLTSEPVDIGVPATAERKSFVDWFNWTGVSNAKEFPDGGELAALFSEDIYPYCVKYYTEAQRDVEDEESAGSSSEGELILD; encoded by the exons ATGTCTGACGAGGCTGCATT ATCTGCCGCTTTAAGTGATTTAGCTGATTGCGAAGAGGATGTGGAaaaggctgaagaagatattgagCTGTATCGGTTGAAAAAACTCGCACCACTTTATCTCCATAGGGATGAGATTATTCAAAAGATTCCTGGCTTTTGGCGTGTTGTATTATCTCAACATGACGAATTTGCTGATCACATCAAAGCATCTGATTTCGAATACGTAGACGCAATCAAAAGTATCACTGTGCATTGGAAGACGTTTCAGGACTACGAAATTGAGTTTTCATTTAACGCAATTGAAGGTAAACTGAAGGACCAGACCATTAGGAAGCATTTTTTGCTGAAGGACGAGCAGCTGACAAGCGAACCGGTCGACATCGGTGTTCCGGCCACggcagaaagaaagagctttgtTGATTGGTTCAATTGGACTGGGGTTTCGAATGCGAAGGAGTTCCCGGACGGTGGTGAACTCGCAGCCTTATTCAGTGAGGATATCTATCCCTACTGTGTAAAATACTACACCGAAGCGCAGCGAGACgttgaagacgaagaaagCGCTGGCAGTTCCAGTGAAGGAGAATTAATTTTAGACTAG
- the FAB1 gene encoding 1-phosphatidylinositol-3-phosphate 5-kinase (ancestral locus Anc_1.360) produces MKGAIDKPEFLATDALIPKTTTDLDTNPVMSDLSVPLQMNIGTEQFSPNSNATIEQVRSESSTDIDELSQLEPVENKDTTAVSHEPNKTTLHRHSGPALAQGRSLTFSLDSNARAKRSSIYESKSTVTAIPIRNPTNSMRQHYRDNEDALSMKSGSSSMTASLSRSFLFGFYHNRKKNQKNTKSVISKEYWMKDDSAKECFTCGKSFNTFRRRHHCRICGQIFCNSCTFSVSGERFGSDGTMRVCNHCYEHANNYEDSSDEESAVDQASHYRNSDDRYIFAAHEKLPSQHLGDHECAAGDPVICSHNQDDIPFDDDADAQSVITTAEGDSRLLVSTPPPPPKMAIPATRQGESLEISFPVSNTLTDQWHHDSIMSSGHGLRDRYTIKDVDMLSSFDNNHAATRPSPSKSNGKPSKHSLRRSLFNYVGNNRPTLEKAATTGNANNIIGNVDSKNYKFEFNYRKGAHRGSISSARRENPLQRQQSDSKESNSSPDDDTSEDEGSMSIYSALNDTMQSSNPIRSMRTSTKSFQRAEASLQRMRFRRKSKSKPNLTKSHSFHSGWDLFNNSTPNLISIVNEDKAFAPFSNEANTIQKPKGKIGLNGSWKRVSSPSIVTPEGKNELSEVSSLHMEALLDQVLNDQNLDGKNEWKELLKEFFLKIQAIRLNARDSGTLDFRQNYVKIKRIPGGNFESSEYINGIVFSKALPCKLMPRILDSPRILLIMFPLEYQRNENHFLSLKTVMAQEKEYLDKLVARLTSLGPNVLLVGANVSGYAMELLTKEGVVVQFNLKPQVIERIAKLTEADIAISVDKLAGNIKMGACERFEVKSFIYQNVSKTYTFIRGCNRELGGTVLLRGENEEILRKLKDVSEFMVYVVFSLKLESALFNDNFLKLSTNHYLEGRRAQQQEKLVGYFSEFMEKFRGRILTTSPSVEFPIPFLLKRARELEQELIRKRKEFAKLGLDEETAKIFGAESQSLISTLTKKDCNYLVNFVHEKELSYLELQFQRKNRQWEVSYAQSRNMLGTGSHQCITLLYSMVSTKTATPCIGPQLVTIDYFWDSDISIGQFIENVVATAFYPCRQGCGGELIDHYRSYVHGSGKVDVLIEKFQARLPRLRDIIVTWSYCKKCGATTPILQVSEKTWNYSFGKYLELMFWSKKESVAGIGKCIHDFATDHVKYFGFNGLVVRIDYSDLEVHELVTPPRKITWTPYKDIKMKVELYYQILDKINAFYDSVLSRLERVKLDSMSGDRLLAGQSAIEELKSKVGEEKALIIQDLERLYRKEPGDQHIHLNFIIKTLHDRAVSWDSEFTDFGKRFLPSETDITRITSRQLKKLFSDFKPEEDVGQQINTKKEIEKSDNSSCPNSNESPITGQDVEELRAMLSAGDKPPLQDKPEDGAVSAAKVSDDEESAAVTNVSSDDHFNGNDAPLSVNKSFDKGVVSNLINSRNVSTTSNSSSVGRRRSTSTKVGQLANFFDQMHFDALSKEFELQREKERVQLNKNKYQALRLHTSTPIVEIYKNVKDAVNEPLHDLAKYKDSRIKDTTDKVTGNSNKHKMQQKLESQLENSIHQWGEQVLQEDHEIPKHETPSIIVSTDGKEINTSEPLPPVTTSTTANKDGSNNQPEKSLLMKALANFWADRSASLWKPLNYPTLPTEHIFVDNDVIIREDEPSSLIAFCLNTSDYKQKMANLENMQQPTSAAPTEFSTDTSANGSESIGIEKELNISRDSFSNSHAPSEVPVSMEPQTSKIPAQPTVSESGGKLESIMTKSTAVHLRYQFEDALTVMSCKIFFAEHFDAFRRICGCHEKFIQSLSRCVKWDSSGGKSGSGFLKTLDDRFVIKELSHSELDAFIKFTPSYFEYMAQAMFHDLPTALAKIFGFYQIQVKSSISGSKSYKMDVIIMENLFYERKISRIFDLKGSMRNRHVEQTGKENEVLLDENMVEYIYESPIYVREYDKKLLRASLWNDTLFLAKMNVMDYSLVVGIDNEGHTLTVGIIDFIRTFTWDKKLENWVKEKGLVGGSSSKKPTVVTPKQYKNRFREAMERYILMVPDPWYQGIF; encoded by the coding sequence ATGAAAGGAGCAATCGATAAACCAGAGTTCTTGGCTACAGATGCCTTGATTCCGAAAACTACGACGGATCTAGACACTAATCCTGTGATGAGTGATCTTTCAGTGCCGTTGCAGATGAATATAGGTACTGAACAGTTTTCTCCGAACAGCAACGCTACGATCGAGCAGGTTCGCTCCGAGAGTTCCACCGATATTGATGAATTGAGCCAGCTGGAGCCAGTCGAGAACAAGGATACAACTGCTGTCTCTCATGAGCCAAATAAGACTACTTTACACAGGCATTCTGGGCCAGCGTTGGCTCAGGGAAGATCTCTTACCTTCTCACTTGACAGTAATGCTAGAGCTAAACGTTCTAGTATTTATGAGTCAAAATCCACAGTCACGGCTATCCCTATCAGGAATCCAACAAACAGCATGAGACAGCATTACCGTGATAATGAAGATGCTCTCTCGATGAAAAGTGGCTCTTCTTCCATGACAGCATCTCTGTCTAGAAGCTTTTTGTTTGGATTTTATCACAACcggaagaagaatcagaagAACACCAAGAGCGTTATCTCGAAGGAGTATTGGATGAAAGACGATAGCGCCAAGGAATGTTTTACATGCGGGAAGAGCTTCAACACTTTTCGGAGGAGGCATCACTGCAGAATCTGCGGACAGATATTTTGCAATAGCTGTACGTTCTCTGTATCTGGCGAGAGATTTGGCTCTGATGGGACAATGAGAGTTTGTAATCACTGCTATGAGCATGCTAACAACTACGAGGATTCAAGTGATGAAGAGTCTGCTGTTGATCAGGCTAGCCATTACCGCAATTCTGATGATCGCTACATTTTTGCTGCTCATGAAAAGTTGCCGAGTCAACATCTTGGCGACCATGAATGTGCTGCTGGCGATCCTGTAATCTGCTCTCATAATCAAGATGATATTCCATTTGATGATGACGCAGACGCTCAAAGTGTGATCACAACTGCAGAGGGTGATTCCAGACTTCTTGTCTCCACCCCGCCTCCGCCTCCAAAAATGGCCATACCAGCGACGAGACAGGGAGAATCGCTGGAAATATCCTTTCCGGTCAGCAATACACTAACTGATCAGTGGCATCATGATAGTATTATGAGCTCCGGGCATGGCTTAAGAGATAGGTATACCATAAAGGACGTTGACATGCTCTCCTCTTTTGATAATAATCATGCAGCAACTCGTCCGTCACCTAGCAAATCGAATGGTAAGCCAAGTAAACATTCGCTGAGAAGATCATTATTCAACTACGTTGGGAACAACCGTCCAACTTTAGAAAAAGCAGCAACTACCGGTAATGCCAACAACATAATCGGGAATGTGGATAGCAAAAACTATAAATTCGAGTTCAATTATAGAAAAGGTGCACATCGTGGCTCGATATCGAGTGCTCGAAGGGAAAATCCTTTACAAAGGCAGCAAAGCGATTCTAAGGAGTCAAATTCGTCGCCGGACGACGATACGTCAGAAGATGAAGGTTCTATGTCAATATATTCCGCCTTAAACGATACCATGCAGTCTAGCAATCCAATTAGATCGATGCGAACATCTACTAAGTCATTTCAAAGGGCCGAAGCATCCCTGCAAAGGATGCGTTTTAGACGCAAGAGCAAAAGTAAACCTAACCTCACTAAATCGCACTCGTTCCATAGCGGCTGGGACCTTTTCAACAATAGTACGCCCAATCTAATTTCCATTGTCAACGAGGACAAAGCGTTTGCACCTTTTTCGAACGAAGCAAATACAATACAAAAACCGAAAGGTAAGATAGGTCTTAATGGTTCCTGGAAAAGAGTCTCAAGCCCAAGCATTGTGACGCCGGAAGGTAAGAATGAACTGAGCGAAGTTTCATCTTTGCATATGGAGGCGCTATTGGATCAGGTTTTGAATgatcagaatcttgatGGCAAGAATGAATGGAAAGAATTGCTGAAGGAATTTTTTCTCAAGATTCAGGCTATTAGACTTAACGCTAGAGATTCTGGTACTCTTGATTTTCGCCAAAACTACGTCAAAATTAAAAGAATTCCTGGAGGTAATTTTGAGTCATCTGAATATATAAATGGGATAGTCTTTTCGAAGGCCTTACCTTGCAAATTGATGCCAAGAATTTTGGACAGTCCCCGTATCCTGCTAATTATGTTTCCGCTAGAATATCAGAGAAATGAGAACCATTTTTTAAGCCTTAAGACGGTCATGGCACAAGAAAAAGAATATCTCGATAAGCTTGTGGCGCGGTTGACGTCTCTTGGTCCGAACGTTTTACTTGTCGGTGCAAACGTTAGTGGATATGCAATGGAGCTCTTAACCAAAGAAGGAGTTGTGGTTCAATTCAATTTGAAGCCGCAGGTTATTGAGCGTATCGCCAAACTGACGGAGGCTGATATTGCTATTTCTGTGGATAAACTTGCGGGAAATATAAAAATGGGCGCTTGTGAAAGGTTTGAAGTCAAATCGTTCATCTACCAGAATGTAAGTAAAACCTACACTTTCATTCGCGGTTGCAACCGCGAGCTAGGTGGTACCGTCTTGTTGAGAGGCGAAAACGAGGAGATATTGCGGAAGCTCAAGGATGTCTCCGAATTTATGGTTTATGTCgttttttctttgaaattggaAAGTGCACTATTCAATGATAATTTCCTCAAACTTTCTACTAATCACTATCTCGAAGGAAGACGCGCCCAACAACAGGAGAAGTTGGTCGGATACTTTAGTGAATTCATGGAAAAATTTAGAGGGAGGATTCTGACAACCTCGCCCTCAGTTGAATTCCCCATCCCTTTTCTTCTTAAAAGGGCTCGAGAACTGGAACAGGAATTGATCAGAAAACGGAAAGAATTTGCGAAGCTAGGATTAGATGAGGAAACAGCCAAGATATTTGGTGCTGAATCACAGTCTCTGATTTCGACATTGACCAAGAAGGATTGCAACTATCTGGTAAATTTTGTTCATGAAAAAGAGCTGAGTTACTTAGAGTTGCAATTTCAACGGAAAAATAGACAATGGGAGGTTTCCTATGCGCAATCACGTAATATGCTAGGGACAGGGTCTCACCAATGTATTACGTTGTTATATTCAATGGTCTCGACAAAGACGGCCACTCCTTGCATTGGACCTCAGCTTGTCACAATAGATTACTTCTGGGACAGTGACATATCAATCGGGCAGTTTATTGAGAATGTCGTTGCAACGGCGTTCTACCCATGCCGCCAAGGTTGTGGCGGTGAGCTGATTGATCATTATAGAAGTTATGTTCATGGCTCAGGTAAGGTGGATGTACTCATCGAGAAATTTCAGGCACGACTCCCGCGGCTAAGAGACATAATTGTCACTTGGAGCTACTGCAAGAAATGTGGTGCGACAACTCCGATTCTCCAGGTTAGCGAGAAAACGTGGAACTATTCTTTTGGCAAATATTTGGAACTAATGTTTTggagcaagaaggaaagcGTGGCGGGAATCGGAAAGTGTATTCATGATTTTGCTACAGACCATGTTAAATATTTCGGGTTTAATGGTTTGGTTGTTCGTATTGACTATTCGGACTTGGAAGTTCATGAACTTGTGACTCCACCACGCAAAATAACGTGGACTCCCTACAAAGATATCAAGATGAAAGTTGAGCTTTACTACCAGATTTTAGACAAGATAAACGCTTTTTATGATAGCGTCCTCAGTCGCTTAGAACGTGTGAAATTAGATAGTATGTCTGGAGACAGACTTCTAGCTGGTCAGTCGGCAATCGAGGAGCTGAAGTCTAAGGTaggtgaagaaaaggctctTATCATACAAGACCTGGAGAGATTATACAGAAAAGAACCCGGTGATCAGCATATTCATTTGAACTTTATCATCAAAACGCTTCATGACAGGGCGGTTAGTTGGGATTCTGAATTTACTGACTTCGGTAAGCGATTTTTACCATCTGAGACCGATATCACTCGTATTACTTCTCGTCAACTGAAGAAACTATTCTCGGATTTCAAACCTGAGGAAGACGTGGGACAGCAGATAAAtacaaagaaagagattgaaaaatcgGATAATTCTTCATGTCCAAATTCTAATGAGTCTCCAATCACAGGACAAGATGTGGAGGAATTGCGTGCAATGCTTTCAGCTGGTGACAAACCACCGCTCCAAGACAAACCTGAGGACGGAGCGGTTTCCGCAGCGAAAGTAagcgatgatgaggaaagTGCAGCAGTCACTAATGTTTCTAGCGATGATCATTTTAATGGGAACGATGCACCATTGTCTGTCAATAAATCCTTTGATAAGGGCGTTGTTTCGAATTTGATAAACTCACGGAACGTGAGCACCACAAGTAACTCCTCGTCCGTTGGAAGGCGGCGCAGCACTAGCACGAAAGTTGGGCAGCTGGCTAACTTTTTTGATCAGATGCATTTTGACGCATTGTCGAAGGAATTTGAGCTTCAACGGGAAAAAGAGAGAGTACAGTTGAATAAAAACAAATACCAAGCATTGAGACTTCACACTTCCACTCCCATAGTTGAAATATACAAGAATGTGAAAGACGCCGTTAATGAGCCTTTGCATGATTTAGCGAAATATAAGGACTCCAGGATCAAAGATACAACTGACAAGGTTACCGGTAATTCCAATAAGCACAAAATGCAACAGAAACTTGAAAGCCAGTTGGAGAACTCTATACATCAGTGGGGAGAACAAGTCCTACAGGAAGATCATGAAATCCCGAAACATGAGACTCCAAGCATTATTGTTTCGACTGACGGTAAGGAAATAAATACAAGTGAGCCATTACCACCAGTCACCACTTCAACTACCGCCAACAAAGATGGGTCTAACAACCAGCCTGAGAAGTCACTTTTGATGAAGGCGCTCGCCAACTTTTGGGCTGATAGATCCGCCTCTTTATGGAAGCCACTAAATTACCCAACTCTGCCAACAGAACACATTTTTGTGGACAACGATGTAATCATTCGAGAAGATGAGCCTAGTTCTCTCATTGCATTCTGTTTGAATACTTCGGACtacaagcagaagatggcAAATTTGGAAAATATGCAGCAGCCTACAAGCGCAGCGCCTACGGAGTTCAGCACTGATACTAGTGCAAATGGATCAGAATCTATTGGTATCGAGAAAGAACTTAACATATCAAGAGATTCTTTCTCGAATTCCCACGCGCCAAGCGAGGTCCCCGTCTCAATGGAACCCCAGACTTCAAAAATTCCAGCACAGCCAACTGTGAGTGAATCGGGTGGGAAATTAGAATCCATCATGACGAAATCAACGGCAGTTCACTTGAGATACCAATTCGAAGATGCTCTCACGGTGATGTCTTGCAAAATTTTTTTTGCTGAGCATTTTGATGCCTTCAGAAGAATATGCGGTTGCCATGAGAAGTTTATTCAAAGCCTTTCAAGGTGCGTCAAATGGGATTCTAGTGGCGGTAAAAGTGGGAGCGGATTTCTCAAGACTTTGGATGATCGATTTGTCATCAAAGAACTATCTCATTCCGAGTTGGATGCATTCATAAAATTCACTCCAAGCTACTTCGAATACATGGCCCAGGCAATGTTCCATGACCTACCTACAGCTTTAGCCAAGATTTTTGGGTTCTATCAGATACAGGTAAAAAGCTCAATATCTGGCTCCAAGAGCTACAAAATGGATGTCATCATAATGGAGAACCTGTTTTATGAAAGAAAGATCTCACGAATTTTTGACTTGAAGGGCTCCATGCGAAATAGGCACGTCGAACAAACCGGGAAGGAAAACGAAgtgctgctggatgaaaaCATGGTCGAATACATCTATGAGTCTCCGATTTACGTTAGAGAATACGataagaagcttttgagagCATCTTTATGGAATGACACTTTATTTCTAGCCAAGATGAATGTTATGGATTATTCACTAGTTGTTGGGATAGACAATGAGGGGCACACACTAACGGTAGGCATAATCGATTTCATTCGGACTTTCACTTGGGATAAGAAACTGGAGAACTGGGTTAAAGAAAAGGGTTTGGTTGGTGGCAGTAGTAGCAAAAAGCCGACTGTTGTTACTCCCAAACAGTACAAGAACAGATTTAGAGAGGCCATGGAGCGATATATACTGATGGTGCCTGACCCATGGTATCAAGGGATCTTCTAA
- the ATG18 gene encoding phosphoinositide binding protein ATG18 (ancestral locus Anc_1.359) produces MPDSLPVVNLINFNQDGTCISIGTSVGFKIFNCEPFGKFYSEDSGGYGMVEMLFSTSLLAIVGIGDQPAMSPRRLRIINTKKHSVICEVTFPTSILSVKMNRSRLVVLLKEQIYIYDISNMRLLHTIDTNPNPQGIVAMSPSTENCYLVYPSPPKVINSEIKQNVTTNNLNVTTGGNKLSDDVAQSVISQRAGGSSVDSNSIPVGNNILNSTKGGVMVPDKAQTAKNEHNSIMKNGDVILFNLKTLQPTMVIEAHKGEIAALALSFDGSLLATASEKGTIIRVFNVETGMKMYQFRRGTYPTRIHSMCFSSDNQFLAVTCSTKTIHIFKLRKDDIITEGHETHESDNSLIEDNGSDAVSTATRNADVSNDNVEADPETEAALIEAESNNMILLEKSKEPYVDASRRTVARMIRKSSQKLSRQAAKTLEQLLPIKVSSLLEPSRHFASLKLPIDNNAGVKSMTAIGELIDVDTSEYPELFELSDESSSVKSNKSASLVKMLPVRVITSDGYLYNYVLDPERGGDCLLLSQYSLLLA; encoded by the coding sequence ATGCCAGATTCTTTGCCGGTGGTTAACCTTATAAATTTCAATCAGGATGGCACATGTATCTCAATAGGTACATCAGTAGgattcaaaattttcaattgTGAACCCTTTGGAAAATTCTATTCTGAGGATTCTGGTGGCTATGGCATGGTGGAAAtgctcttttcaacttctttgCTGGCGATCGTGGGGATAGGAGATCAGCCTGCTATGTCACCCAGAAGGCTAAGAATAATTAACACTAAAAAGCACTCAGTAATATGTGAAGTTACGTTTCCCACTTCTATCCTGTCAGTCAAGATGAACAGGTCTAGGTTAGTTGTCCTtctgaaagagcagatTTACATTTATGATATAAGCAACATGAGGCTGCTGCATACAATCGATACAAATCCGAACCCTCAAGGCATAGTGGCAATGTCGCCGTCCACAGAAAATTGCTACCTCGTTTATCCATCCCCACCGAAAGTTATCAACTCAGAAATCAAGCAGAATGTCACGACCAATAATCTGAATGTCACCACTGGCGGAAATAAATTGTCGGACGATGTAGCTCAGTCTGTGATTAGTCAAAGGGCTGGCGGATCTAGTGTAGACAGTAACTCGATTCCAGTGGGAAACAATATACTGAATTCGACCAAAGGCGGAGTCATGGTGCCGGACAAAGCCCAAACTGCAAAGAACGAGCACAATAGCATAATGAAAAATGGGGACGTAATTTTattcaatttgaagacTCTACAACCTACCATGGTGATCGAGGCACACAAAGGAGAGATAGCGGCACTGGCGCTGAGCTTCGATGGCTCTCTGTTAGCGACTGCCTCGGAAAAGGGAACCATAATAAGAGTTTTCAACGTTGAAACTGGGATGAAGATGTACCAATTCAGGAGAGGTACCTATCCCACAAGGATACATTCCATGTGTTTCAGCTCTGACAACCAATTTCTAGCCGTGACGTGTTCGACCAAGACCATTCACATCTTCAAACTTAGGAAGGACGACATCATAACTGAGGGTCATGAGACACATGAAAGTGATAACAGTCTCATCGAGGACAACGGATCGGATGCTGTCTCCACAGCAACCAGAAATGCAGATGTAAGCAACGACAATGTGGAAGCCGATCCGGAAACGGAGGCTGCGCTGATAGAAGCTGAAAGTAATAACATGATACTCTTAGAGAAGTCCAAGGAACCCTATGTCGACGCCTCTAGGAGAACAGTTGCCAGAATGATAAGAAAATCGTCGCAGAAACTATCGAGGCAAGCTGCCAAGACCCTAGAGCAACTTTTACCCATCAAAGTCTCCTCTTTACTCGAACCATCGAGGCATTTTGCCAGTCTCAAGCTTCCCATCGACAACAACGCTGGAGTGAAAAGTATGACCGCAATCGGCGAGCTTATCGACGTTGACACTTCCGAGTACCCTGAACTTTTCGAGCTGAGCGACGAATCATCCTCCGTCAAATCCAATAAATCAGCCTCGCTAGTCAAGATGTTACCTGTGAGGGTTATAACCTCGGACGGCTACTTGTACAATTATGTGCTCGATCCAGAAAGAGGCGGCGATTGTCTGCTCTTATCGCAGTATTCGCTCTTGTTGGCTTGA
- the ROG3 gene encoding Rog3p (ancestral locus Anc_1.358) produces MFPSSSKSKEPLLYDVRIKGTDHGVILLKGSTSEAPSVLLSGTIVLSVQEPIQIKNLSLRLYGKIRLNIPTQYKTSKGMIQRYSKYERRIYEHVWDNFNVENYLQNLYDNYGRKTSIASKSSGNLSSLPRKARSSTASLISLAGQSSSHYHTLVKGNYEFPFSAILPGSIPESVEGLPNASVVYKLEATIERNKFYTDLICRKHLRVVRTLAPDALELSETVAVDNTWPKKVEYSISIPEKAIAIGSATPIHILIIPLLKGLKLGPIKIQMVEHYQYCGTFGSVTSQERTVNKMRIKDPLNHMNEDENDTRGANDEDFEFQDRWEVDTTFHIPASLSKCTQDCTLLNSIKVRHKVKFVISLVNPDGHVSELRASLPVQLFISPFVALGVRSSDGAFSSAGSSSTDISGLAHNQKGKSNEENDSDDEVIFARSASELEVPAMSNSASATASMSKLMSPPNYGNHIYDRLWNDVSIGDTPPMSGAQTPSEDFREGSVLDNDHNFSELQMNLRRLRLEREYGGSTTSILVTAPVEESSSADANNGLLAQPIAANGFPNAGDPMRDSNSPLLTPNSLQLATEDPSVQQGALSPLNKEWEIGTLSRVPSYDKAMKSDIIGEDLPPLYPASSKSGSGAHNLERPQIVHHKSSPYFSNTSNVQRSSVGLGRSNNSSSTSLNFLPDNENSDNAPNPSTSSNSTKGQTANRYFSFGMTPAGSDNGSSTSLHIQRNSHKGALGGKSSSFSNLVGLLSKKDKK; encoded by the coding sequence ATGTTTCCCAGTAGCAGCAAATCGAAAGAGCCTCTACTTTATGATGTTAGGATCAAAGGAACTGACCATGGTGTTATTTTACTAAAAGGATCTACAAGTGAAGCCCCGTCTGTACTTCTTTCTGGAACAATTGTCCTTTCTGTGCAGGAACCAATacagatcaagaatcttTCGTTAAGGTTGTATGGCAAGATTCGTTTAAACATTCCCACCCAATATAAGACTAGCAAAGGTATGATACAAAGATATTCGAAATACGAGAGACGAATTTATGAGCATGTTTGGGACAACTTCAATGTGGAGAACTACTTGCAGAACTTGTATGACAACTATGGGAGGAAAACTTCGATTGCAAGCAAATCGTCAGGTAATCTGAGCTCTCTTCCTAGGAAAGCAAGATCTTCTACCGCTTCTTTGATATCTTTGGCGGGACAATCGAGCTCGCACTATCATACACTGGTAAAGGGTAACTATGAGTTTCCGTTCAGCGCTATTCTTCCGGGATCTATCCCTGAGAGTGTGGAGGGCTTACCTAACGCATCTGTTGTGTACAAGCTGGAGGCAACGATTGAGAGGAACAAGTTCTACACAGACCTCATCTGCAGAAAGCATTTGAGAGTGGTACGTACCCTAGCTCCTGATGCTTTGGAGCTGTCCGAGACCGTTGCGGTGGATAATACATGGCCCAAGAAGGTTGAGTACTCGATCTCAATTCCCGAGAAGGCAATTGCCATCGGTTCCGCTACGCCAATCCATATATTAATCATACCATTGTTGAAAGGCTTAAAGTTAGGCCCAATAAAAATACAGATGGTCGAGCACTATCAATATTGCGGTACATTTGGATCAGTCACGAGCCAGGAGCGAACGGTTAACAAGATGAGAATAAAAGATCCGTTGAATCACATgaatgaagatgaaaacGACACCAGAGGAGcaaatgatgaagatttcgaGTTTCAAGACCGGTGGGAGGTGGATACCACCTTTCACATACCTGCAAGCTTGTCCAAATGCACCCAGGACTGTACCCTGCTTAATAGCATCAAGGTGAGACACAAAGTGAAGTTCGTAATATCTCTGGTGAATCCAGATGGGCATGTCTCGGAGCTTAGGGCATCTTTGCCAGTGCAACTTTTTATTTCCCCCTTCGTTGCGCTTGGTGTAAGATCTTCCGATGGGGCATTTAGCAGCGCTGGTAGCTCAAGTACGGATATTAGTGGGTTAGCCCATAATCAAAAGGGAAAAAGtaatgaagaaaatgattctgatgatgaagttATATTTGCCAGGTCAGCTTCGGAACTTGAGGTACCCGCAATGAGCAATAGTGCGTCGGCTACTGCTTCGATGTCTAAGCTTATGTCCCCACCAAACTACGGTAACCATATATATGACAGGTTGTGGAACGACGTTAGCATTGGGGATACTCCACCAATGTCTGGCGCCCAAACCCCTTCAGAGGACTTTCGCGAGGGCTCAGTGCTTGACAATGACCACAACTTCAGCGAGTTGCAAATGAACTTGCGAAGGTTACGCCTCGAGAGAGAATATGGTGGATCAACAACATCAATTCTGGTAACTGCCCCAGTAGAAGAATCCAGCTCAGCAGATGCTAATAATGGTCTACTGGCTCAACCAATTGCAGCAAATGGTTTCCCTAACGCAGGTGATCCGATGAGAGATTCGAATAGCCCCTTACTCACACCAAACTCTCTACAGCTAGCTACAGAAGACCCATCAGTACAGCAAGGAGCCCTGTCACCGCTGAATAAGGAGTGGGAAATCGGCACCTTGAGTCGCGTGCCATCCTACGATAAGGCTATGAAGTCCGACATTATTGGTGAAGATTTACCACCTCTCTATCCTGCGAGCTCTAAAAGCGGTTCTGGTGCTCACAATTTGGAAAGGCCTCAAATTGTGCATCATAAGTCTTCTCCGTATTTCTCGAACACGAGCAACGTTCAAAGGTCCTCTGTGGGGCTGGGGAGAAGCAACAATAGCTCGTCCACCTCGCTGAACTTTCTACCTGACAATGAAAATAGCGATAATGCTCCCAATCCATCCACTTCTAGCAATTCAACCAAAGGCCAGACAGCTAATCGTTATTTTTCTTTTGGAATGACGCCAGCTGGTTCAGATAACGGCTCTTCGACAAGTCTCCACATACAGCGGAATTCTCATAAGGGCGCCCTTGGCGGAAAGTCCAGTTCATTTTCGAATTTGGTAGGATTACTATCGAAAAAGGACAAGAAATGA